A stretch of Pseudomonas sp. FeN3W DNA encodes these proteins:
- the dcd gene encoding dCTP deaminase: MLEGFNPAQVRYETQGNLDVAKKIISYGTSSYGYDVRCANEFKVFTNIHSAVVDPKNFDEKSFVDIQSDVCIIPPNSFALARTVEYFRIPRDVLTICLGKSTYARCGIIVNVTPLEPEWEGHVTLEFSNTTTLPAKIYANEGVAQMLFLQSDEACETSYRDRGGKYQGQRGVTLPRS; this comes from the coding sequence ATGCTCGAAGGCTTCAATCCCGCTCAGGTGCGCTACGAAACGCAAGGCAATCTTGATGTGGCCAAAAAGATCATCAGCTACGGCACCAGCAGCTACGGTTACGATGTGCGATGCGCCAATGAGTTCAAGGTGTTCACCAACATCCATTCGGCAGTCGTCGATCCGAAGAACTTCGATGAAAAAAGCTTCGTCGATATTCAAAGCGATGTGTGCATCATTCCACCAAACTCGTTCGCCCTCGCGCGAACTGTCGAGTACTTCCGCATCCCGCGTGACGTACTGACGATCTGTCTGGGCAAGAGCACCTACGCTCGGTGTGGCATTATCGTCAATGTCACTCCGCTTGAGCCCGAGTGGGAAGGTCACGTCACGCTTGAGTTTTCCAACACAACAACCCTGCCTGCCAAGATCTACGCCAACGAAGGGGTCGCTCAGATGCTGTTCCTTCAGTCCGATGAGGCTTGTGAAACCTCCTACCGTGATCGTGGAGGCAAGTACCAGGGACAGCGCGGCGTTACCCTTCCCCGCTCCTGA
- a CDS encoding DUF4031 domain-containing protein, with protein sequence MTRRWRQYPGTPKSHYDIAISKRALAVKAGAVEITMGQTGEIVRAKREGKPVSSLGIGLIGNTPDLFQ encoded by the coding sequence TTGACCAGGCGCTGGCGCCAGTATCCAGGCACGCCAAAGAGCCACTACGACATTGCCATTAGCAAGCGTGCGCTTGCGGTCAAGGCTGGGGCAGTCGAGATCACCATGGGTCAAACAGGGGAGATCGTACGAGCCAAGCGTGAAGGCAAACCGGTGAGCTCGCTGGGAATCGGATTGATCGGCAATACGCCAGATCTTTTCCAATAG
- a CDS encoding DUF6384 family protein has translation MTILNTQAAMNVALLVDQYRHQRQAMEKYLNQHESRAELEKALTEFYQRQGITDVTPEMIKAGIEAYEKNRFTYKGVQGGWMAQKIASLYLRAFKYRAIISVAAPAIVVIMVSAPIIGTVIHKSRVDAELKALTVEAEQFGRKNADVTVKAVQATQDAGTLLEALPIEKMQHANGLAMTMKQGVRHHMVELSSLIASDTGSKFELAKPDGSTETLEAESARWLSYFNNRKTYMADIAKRTGELESAGKNLESLVNADLDFQAMESSELYRQYKQEPDIITQRAGTLLSIKSGQGKSAQDSIKKINDTLVLKDSSKALLAMIDDVAPTLGAGFKDQAGTNRLNALIETARQDARSGNTKGFNQTLDKIKSLQEYVSADLRIRIVDRPGVESGFARNNDRTKRYYVVLEAIDSNGKVFNREVENVETNAISVTNRWGQRVDQAVFEKVKSDKVADGVIDNPAFGSKPAGHYEIKYSTPTLGSSVTRW, from the coding sequence ATGACCATCCTCAATACCCAGGCCGCGATGAATGTTGCTCTGCTGGTCGATCAATACCGGCATCAGCGTCAGGCGATGGAGAAGTACCTGAATCAGCATGAATCTCGGGCTGAGCTTGAAAAAGCACTGACCGAATTCTATCAGCGCCAGGGCATCACTGATGTGACGCCCGAGATGATCAAGGCTGGGATTGAGGCGTACGAAAAGAACCGCTTCACCTATAAGGGTGTTCAGGGTGGATGGATGGCTCAAAAGATCGCCAGCCTTTACCTGCGTGCATTCAAGTATCGTGCAATCATCAGCGTGGCAGCACCGGCCATTGTTGTGATTATGGTCAGTGCGCCTATCATCGGGACTGTTATTCACAAGTCTCGCGTGGATGCTGAGCTGAAGGCGCTCACTGTCGAAGCTGAGCAGTTTGGGCGAAAGAACGCCGATGTTACGGTCAAGGCAGTCCAGGCTACGCAAGATGCTGGCACGCTGCTTGAAGCCCTACCCATTGAAAAAATGCAGCATGCCAATGGCCTTGCGATGACAATGAAGCAGGGAGTTCGTCATCATATGGTCGAGCTCTCTTCATTAATCGCTTCTGATACTGGTTCAAAATTTGAACTGGCCAAGCCAGATGGTTCGACGGAAACGCTCGAAGCGGAATCGGCTCGCTGGCTCAGTTATTTCAATAACCGCAAGACCTATATGGCTGATATTGCCAAGCGGACGGGGGAGCTGGAGAGTGCAGGCAAAAACCTCGAAAGCCTTGTGAATGCCGATCTTGATTTTCAAGCGATGGAATCGTCTGAGCTCTATCGTCAATACAAGCAAGAGCCTGACATCATCACTCAGCGCGCTGGAACCCTCTTGAGCATCAAGTCGGGGCAAGGCAAATCGGCTCAGGATTCGATCAAGAAGATCAACGACACACTTGTTTTGAAAGACAGCAGCAAAGCCCTGCTTGCCATGATTGATGACGTCGCACCAACCCTTGGCGCAGGCTTCAAAGACCAGGCTGGCACCAATCGGCTCAATGCACTGATTGAAACAGCGCGCCAGGATGCACGCTCGGGTAACACCAAGGGCTTTAACCAGACGCTTGATAAAATCAAGTCGCTTCAGGAGTACGTGTCCGCCGATCTGCGCATCAGGATCGTTGATCGCCCAGGGGTTGAATCTGGCTTTGCCAGAAACAATGACCGAACCAAGCGCTACTATGTGGTTCTGGAGGCGATTGATAGCAACGGCAAGGTGTTCAATCGTGAAGTCGAGAACGTTGAAACAAACGCTATCTCAGTCACGAATCGCTGGGGTCAGCGCGTTGATCAGGCTGTCTTTGAAAAGGTCAAGTCCGACAAGGTGGCGGACGGTGTCATCGACAATCCAGCCTTCGGCTCCAAGCCCGCTGGTCATTATGAAATCAAGTACAGCACGCCGACGCTTGGCTCGTCCGTGACACGCTGGTAA